A window of Pedobacter lusitanus contains these coding sequences:
- a CDS encoding LysR family transcriptional regulator produces the protein MDLRHLNYFLILAEELHFGRAASRLHISQPPLSRMIRQIEDELGVLLFERTKRSVTLTPAGFDFLQDAKQMILQMQTVKKRLAIYGQGETGTLRIGYVGAVMHSRLPELLAGFREKYPHISLHFEELPNHNLVHELNNSTLDVAFVRTWLHPEKLEEKLILSEPFVAILPINHSLSKKKNISIKELVNEKFITFTRECGPTIFDSFLVMCSNAGFTPQISHHASQLNSVLRLVESGFGISLLPAQVEQGYALNLKFIPLEDAEETVPLIMLNRKENPNPSLFHLQNYLLKIDG, from the coding sequence ATTTTAGCAGAAGAATTACATTTTGGCCGGGCGGCCAGCCGACTGCATATTTCTCAGCCTCCGCTAAGCAGAATGATCAGGCAAATAGAGGATGAGCTGGGCGTATTACTATTTGAACGAACTAAAAGAAGTGTAACCCTTACTCCTGCCGGATTTGACTTTTTGCAGGATGCCAAGCAAATGATTTTACAAATGCAAACTGTCAAAAAAAGGCTTGCAATATATGGGCAGGGTGAAACTGGCACCTTAAGAATTGGCTATGTGGGTGCAGTTATGCATAGCAGACTCCCTGAACTTTTAGCGGGCTTCAGAGAAAAATATCCCCATATCAGTTTACATTTTGAAGAATTACCAAATCATAATTTAGTCCATGAATTAAATAACAGTACACTGGATGTTGCTTTTGTCAGAACCTGGCTGCATCCTGAAAAACTGGAAGAAAAATTAATTCTGTCAGAGCCATTCGTTGCCATACTACCAATAAATCATTCATTATCAAAAAAGAAAAACATTTCAATTAAAGAATTGGTCAATGAGAAATTTATCACTTTCACACGCGAATGTGGCCCGACCATATTTGACAGTTTTTTAGTGATGTGCTCAAATGCAGGATTTACACCGCAGATTTCACATCATGCCTCTCAGCTAAACTCTGTGTTAAGACTAGTGGAAAGTGGCTTTGGAATTTCACTTTTACCTGCGCAGGTCGAACAGGGATATGCATTAAATTTAAAGTTTATTCCTCTGGAAGACGCTGAGGAAACAGTACCGCTGATTATGCTAAACAGGAAAGAAAACCCTAATCCATCATTATTTCACCTGCAAAACTATCTGCTTAAAATTGATGGATAA
- a CDS encoding SH3 domain-containing protein: MALQDKYKALTDAAAAAGISDLAVREQDGILYVDGTAADGATKDHLWDVYNQIDPNFASGDLVLNVNVAVDAAVTHAKVITESSNLNIRKGPGTDQPIVGKAAHGEVITLVNRSNDLWWLVRTNDGEEGYCYAKYLEPQA, translated from the coding sequence ATGGCATTACAAGATAAATATAAGGCATTAACTGATGCTGCAGCTGCAGCAGGAATTTCTGATTTAGCAGTGCGCGAACAGGATGGAATATTATATGTAGATGGAACAGCTGCTGACGGGGCAACAAAAGATCATTTGTGGGATGTATATAACCAGATTGATCCTAATTTTGCTTCCGGTGATTTAGTTTTGAATGTTAACGTAGCTGTAGATGCAGCCGTAACACACGCTAAAGTAATTACAGAAAGTAGTAACCTGAATATCCGTAAGGGACCAGGTACAGATCAGCCAATCGTTGGAAAGGCAGCTCATGGAGAGGTTATTACACTCGTTAACAGAAGTAATGATTTATGGTGGCTGGTACGTACCAATGATGGTGAAGAAGGCTATTGTTATGCAAAGTATCTGGAACCTCAGGCATAA